Proteins from a single region of Octopus bimaculoides isolate UCB-OBI-ISO-001 chromosome 11, ASM119413v2, whole genome shotgun sequence:
- the LOC106867465 gene encoding ribosomal protein S6 kinase delta-1 isoform X2 yields the protein MLALHKALHRKEDFPEFAKPKYFGRFTESVIEERRKSALELLNFIGRQSHLHRTKTFQQFLEKNEYYINELNDYQNQTVNSKSNRKLIISTETSSFESDSELSIDLQTSDSNKSSELIPSIPTNDTQPVQNHKDDEPSNVALKEPNSSAEICNGVWSYPKAPDNISINSMEDEELEEFDGDVAAVLGTTLPDADISFFDPLQTSTTHNADKLQTSNSWLLSALSTCADIDSASSKNTPAPSKQQSNQETSAFGGDHSKILDTQPDEIPALTCNPLEPSKALAHAATAVESPRKTTHGKNSANVDISDFDPLGTGSSCNAKVRCGKGDFDVALSLSLGSDMNSAKRKMPSSLPSSNFLKLPSNLSQLQQQLSAASQSNDMSLKVGGKEDYIYVAANQICQAQECEASGNYEMSFAFYRNGVGILLQGVQGDSNKTRREAVRRKTAQYLMKAEDLYNRHLAKDVNDERRWALDSLSPPMELDPTLAFLRAPISELRNYKVLSTIDKVLLVLEKGSNETYIIKTIHKSGAERLNVKNILPSSCPYMVQLYKFYEGTDAIYLLLQYASGGKLWTYILSYLQLGSQENYLGFSGSGSAGGRNVYKGCKMHNSLTFHEQLPNYSYKEEPPAKQPDNPVMTESGVSDQLESSYKTSDCATSYAALFMNNNNNNADSAEVDTLKNSYTDLSALSNDAASISETGPESESPSHESSTTSTTFPSIPDEMSLKELDNSGDEKFQELLTSSRHHLAEFSITSNDSDRKSQRHSSGFSDINHIIMEDDAERDDTNNSDTDSLNDVFRESASELQISECSDTSCQDITKNSIQLLKSIDKVLENPTPHSLTTQLETPNNKSSVINTASDHSISVGRDELFSECNGSLDDVSDEEVSIYDLHKYSSSLPKMHSQSSSLNSRERTISAGEGESLSKSRLLSVVKSDLTENYSESQSINTLVSSVTKNSNPKTDCLEGNSGTKKALNSKDEKESTTAPLIAATSDFTNDCSCLSQKSTKHNTTSYTGIPRQSFMEPCRSASFECDLKSPSKSKVWKVFEEFDSSRNWSSEVVLPESCIKQWAAEVVIALSYLHDQGIICRDLKPSNVLLGEKGHVLISYFCQMNNVDQPLDDWAVENMYTAPEICSISGHTEVCDWWSFGALLFELLSGKRLSSCHPGGITSHTQLLIPSHISMEAQGLLEELLCYNPRERLGSGINGAEDIKAHPFFANIDWNAMESDYCLS from the exons GAAGATTTACAGAATCTGTGATTGAAGAAAGGCGGAAAAGTGCACTTGAGTTATTGAACTTCATAGGACGTCAGTCCCACCTACACAGAACGAAAACATTCCAACAGTTTTTAGAG AAGAATGAATATTACATAAATGAATTGAATGATTACCAGAATCAAACAGTGAATTCAAAATCTAACAGAAAATTAATAATCTCTACTGAAACATCAAGCTTTGAGTCAGATTCTGAACTATCTATTGACCTGCAAACATCAGACTCAAACAAATCTTCTGAACTAATTCCTTCCATTCCAACCAATGATACTCAGCCAGTACAAAACCACAAGGACGACGAACCCAGCAA TGTTGCACTAAAGGAACCAAACAGTAGTGCTGAAATTTGTAATGGCGTATGGAGTTATCCGAAAGCTCCAGATAACATCAGCATTAATTCAATGGAGGATGAAGAATTGGAAGAGtttgatggtgatgttgctgcAGTGCTCGGCACGACCTTACCGGATGCCGACATTTCTTTCTTTGACCCTCTACAAACTTCCACAACACACAATGCTGACAAGCTGCAAACCAGCAACAGTTGGTTGCTATCTGCATTGTCGACATGTGCTGACATAGACTCTGCTAGCTCCAAGAACACACCAGCGCCTTCCAAACAACAAAGTAACCAAGAGACATCAGCGTTTGGTGGTGACCACTCCAAAATCCTCGATACACAACCTGACGAAATTCCTGCATTGACATGCAATCCCTTGGAGCCCTCAAAAGCCCTTGCACATGCTGCCACTGCTGTTGAGAGCCCGAGAAAAACGACACATGGCAAGAACAGTGCCAACGTCGACATTTCGGACTTTGATCCTCTGGGAACGGGGAGCAGCTGCAATGCTAAAGTGCGTTGCGGCAAGGGTGACTTCGATGTCGCTCTCAGCTTGTCGCTCGGCTCGGATATGAATTCTGCCAAGAGAAAAATGCCATCATCACTGCCTTCTTCTAATTTTCTCAAACTTCCATCAAATCTGAGCCAGCTGCAACAGCAGCTCAGTGCAGCTTCGCAGTCGAATGACATGTCTCTGAAAGTGGGCGGTAAAGAGGATTACATCTATGTTGCTGCCAACCAAATATGCCAGGCCCAAGAATGTGAAGCAAGTGGAAACTATGAAATGTCCTTTGCCTTTTATAGAAATGGAGTTGGaatcttacttcaaggtgttcAAG GAGATTCCAATAAAACACGCCGAGAAGCTGTTCGTCGGAAGACAGCACAGTACCTAATGAAAGCTGAAGATTTGTATAATCGACATTTAGCCAAAGATGTAAATGATGAGAGGCGATGGGCC ttggaTTCTTTGTCTCCACCAATGGAACTAGACCCCACTTTGGCATTCCTCAGAGCTCCTATATCTGAACTACGTAACTACAAAGTACTTAGCACTATAGATAAAGTGTTGCTAGTACTAGAGAAAGGTTCCAATGAAACATATATCATAAAA aCAATTCACAAATCTGGTGCTGAGAGATTGAATGTGAAGAACATTCTTCCTAGTTCTTGTCCATATATGGTTCAACTGTATAAATTTTATGAAGGCACAGATGCTATATATCTGCTGCTACAATATGCTTCCGGTGGTAAACTGTGGACTTACATACTCAGTTATTTGCAGTTAGGTTCCCAAGAAAATTACCTTGGGTTCAGTGGCTCTGGCAGTGCTGGGGGCCGTAATGTCTATAAGGGTTGTAAGATGCACAATTCTTTAACATTCCATGAACAGTTACCAAATTACAGTTATAAAGAAGAACCTCCAGCCAAACAGCCAGACAATCCTGTGATGACTGAAAGTGGGGTCAGTGACCAGCTGGAGTCCAGTTATAAAACAAGTGATTGTGCCACATCATATGCAGCTTTattcatgaacaacaacaacaacaacgctgaTTCAGCAGAGGTTGATACACTGAAGAACAGTTATACTGACTTGTCTGCTTTGTCCAATGATGCTGCCTCAATATCAGAAACAGGACCAGAATCTGAAAGTCCAAGCCATGAAAGTTCAACGACCTCCACAACATTTCCTTCAATTCCTGATGAAATGTCTCTGAAAGAACTTGACAACAGTGGTGATGAGAAGTTCCAAGAATTGCTGACCAGCAGTCGGCACCACTTAGCTGAGTTTAGCATAACGAGCAACGATAGTGATAGGAAATCCCAACGCCATAGCAGTGGATTCTCTGACATCAACCACATAATCATGGAAGATGACGCTGAACGAGATGACACAAACAATTCCGACACAGATAGTTTGAATGATGTTTTTAGAGAGAGTGCATCAGAACTACAGATCAGTGAATGTAGTGATACCAGCTGTCAGGACATTACAAAAAATTCTATTCAGTTATTGAAGTCTATTGACAAAGTCTTGGAAAATCCAACACCGCATTCATTGACCACACAGCTGgaaacaccaaataataaatctTCTGTGATAAACACTGCTTCAGACCATAGTATAAGTGTTGGACGTGATGAGTTGTTCAGTGAATGCAATGGCAGCCTTGATGATGTCTCTGATGAAGAGGTCAGTATTTACGACCTTCATAAATATTCCAGCAGTCTACCAAAGATGCATTCGCAGTCAAGCAGCCTTAACTCTAGAGAAAGAACTATTTCTGCTGGTGAGGGAGAAAGTCTATCAAAGTCACGTTTGTTAAGTGTTGTCAAGAGTGACTTAACAGAGAATTATTCTGAATCTCAAAGTATAAATACCTTAGTTTCTTCTGTAACCAAAAACTCTAATCCTAAGACAGACTGTTTAGAAGGCAATAGTGGAACAAAGAAAGCTTTAAACTCTaaagatgagaaagaaagcaCAACAGCCCCATTAATAGCTGCAACATCAGACTTTACCAATGACTGTAGTTGTCTCAGTCAAAAGTCCACCAAACACAATACAACATCATACACAGGCATTCCTAGACAGTCATTTATGGAGCCATGTCGGTCTGCATCATTTGAGTGTGATCTGAAGTCACCTTCAAAAAGTAAAGTGTGGAAAGTATTTGAAGAATTTGACAGTAGTAGGAACTGGTCTTCAGAAGTTGTGCTACCGGAATCTTGCATCAAACAGTGGGCAGCAGAAGTTGTGATTGCTCTGTCATACTTGCATGATCAGGGTATTATTTGTCG TGATTTGAAACCTTCAAATGTTCTACTTGGAGAGAAAGGTCACGTATTGATCTCATACTTTTGTCAAATGAACAATGTTGACCAGCCTTTAGACGATTGGGCTGTTGAAAATATGTATACTGCACCAG aAATTTGTAGCATATCTGGACATACAGAAGTCTGTGATTGGTGGAGTTTTGGTGCCTTGTTATTTGAGCTGCTTTCTGGAAAA cgctTATCTTCTTGTCATCCTGGAGGAATTACATCTCATACTCAGTTATTGATTCCATCTCATATCTCAATGGAGGCTCAAGGCCTGTTGGAAGAA TTGTTATGCTACAATCCTCGTGAACGTCTTGGAAGTGGGATAAATGGAGCTGAAGACATCAAGGCACACCCGTTTTTTGCCAACATTGATTGGAATGCGATGGAAAGTGACTATTGTCTGTCTTGA
- the LOC106867465 gene encoding ribosomal protein S6 kinase delta-1 isoform X1 — translation MATKKSLNGEKIWHFDVTNPVKHSNGFTIYKVSCKVFTVTLPESITEINVWKRYNDFKRLHKSMLALHKALHRKEDFPEFAKPKYFGRFTESVIEERRKSALELLNFIGRQSHLHRTKTFQQFLEKNEYYINELNDYQNQTVNSKSNRKLIISTETSSFESDSELSIDLQTSDSNKSSELIPSIPTNDTQPVQNHKDDEPSNVALKEPNSSAEICNGVWSYPKAPDNISINSMEDEELEEFDGDVAAVLGTTLPDADISFFDPLQTSTTHNADKLQTSNSWLLSALSTCADIDSASSKNTPAPSKQQSNQETSAFGGDHSKILDTQPDEIPALTCNPLEPSKALAHAATAVESPRKTTHGKNSANVDISDFDPLGTGSSCNAKVRCGKGDFDVALSLSLGSDMNSAKRKMPSSLPSSNFLKLPSNLSQLQQQLSAASQSNDMSLKVGGKEDYIYVAANQICQAQECEASGNYEMSFAFYRNGVGILLQGVQGDSNKTRREAVRRKTAQYLMKAEDLYNRHLAKDVNDERRWALDSLSPPMELDPTLAFLRAPISELRNYKVLSTIDKVLLVLEKGSNETYIIKTIHKSGAERLNVKNILPSSCPYMVQLYKFYEGTDAIYLLLQYASGGKLWTYILSYLQLGSQENYLGFSGSGSAGGRNVYKGCKMHNSLTFHEQLPNYSYKEEPPAKQPDNPVMTESGVSDQLESSYKTSDCATSYAALFMNNNNNNADSAEVDTLKNSYTDLSALSNDAASISETGPESESPSHESSTTSTTFPSIPDEMSLKELDNSGDEKFQELLTSSRHHLAEFSITSNDSDRKSQRHSSGFSDINHIIMEDDAERDDTNNSDTDSLNDVFRESASELQISECSDTSCQDITKNSIQLLKSIDKVLENPTPHSLTTQLETPNNKSSVINTASDHSISVGRDELFSECNGSLDDVSDEEVSIYDLHKYSSSLPKMHSQSSSLNSRERTISAGEGESLSKSRLLSVVKSDLTENYSESQSINTLVSSVTKNSNPKTDCLEGNSGTKKALNSKDEKESTTAPLIAATSDFTNDCSCLSQKSTKHNTTSYTGIPRQSFMEPCRSASFECDLKSPSKSKVWKVFEEFDSSRNWSSEVVLPESCIKQWAAEVVIALSYLHDQGIICRDLKPSNVLLGEKGHVLISYFCQMNNVDQPLDDWAVENMYTAPEICSISGHTEVCDWWSFGALLFELLSGKRLSSCHPGGITSHTQLLIPSHISMEAQGLLEELLCYNPRERLGSGINGAEDIKAHPFFANIDWNAMESDYCLS, via the exons GAAGATTTACAGAATCTGTGATTGAAGAAAGGCGGAAAAGTGCACTTGAGTTATTGAACTTCATAGGACGTCAGTCCCACCTACACAGAACGAAAACATTCCAACAGTTTTTAGAG AAGAATGAATATTACATAAATGAATTGAATGATTACCAGAATCAAACAGTGAATTCAAAATCTAACAGAAAATTAATAATCTCTACTGAAACATCAAGCTTTGAGTCAGATTCTGAACTATCTATTGACCTGCAAACATCAGACTCAAACAAATCTTCTGAACTAATTCCTTCCATTCCAACCAATGATACTCAGCCAGTACAAAACCACAAGGACGACGAACCCAGCAA TGTTGCACTAAAGGAACCAAACAGTAGTGCTGAAATTTGTAATGGCGTATGGAGTTATCCGAAAGCTCCAGATAACATCAGCATTAATTCAATGGAGGATGAAGAATTGGAAGAGtttgatggtgatgttgctgcAGTGCTCGGCACGACCTTACCGGATGCCGACATTTCTTTCTTTGACCCTCTACAAACTTCCACAACACACAATGCTGACAAGCTGCAAACCAGCAACAGTTGGTTGCTATCTGCATTGTCGACATGTGCTGACATAGACTCTGCTAGCTCCAAGAACACACCAGCGCCTTCCAAACAACAAAGTAACCAAGAGACATCAGCGTTTGGTGGTGACCACTCCAAAATCCTCGATACACAACCTGACGAAATTCCTGCATTGACATGCAATCCCTTGGAGCCCTCAAAAGCCCTTGCACATGCTGCCACTGCTGTTGAGAGCCCGAGAAAAACGACACATGGCAAGAACAGTGCCAACGTCGACATTTCGGACTTTGATCCTCTGGGAACGGGGAGCAGCTGCAATGCTAAAGTGCGTTGCGGCAAGGGTGACTTCGATGTCGCTCTCAGCTTGTCGCTCGGCTCGGATATGAATTCTGCCAAGAGAAAAATGCCATCATCACTGCCTTCTTCTAATTTTCTCAAACTTCCATCAAATCTGAGCCAGCTGCAACAGCAGCTCAGTGCAGCTTCGCAGTCGAATGACATGTCTCTGAAAGTGGGCGGTAAAGAGGATTACATCTATGTTGCTGCCAACCAAATATGCCAGGCCCAAGAATGTGAAGCAAGTGGAAACTATGAAATGTCCTTTGCCTTTTATAGAAATGGAGTTGGaatcttacttcaaggtgttcAAG GAGATTCCAATAAAACACGCCGAGAAGCTGTTCGTCGGAAGACAGCACAGTACCTAATGAAAGCTGAAGATTTGTATAATCGACATTTAGCCAAAGATGTAAATGATGAGAGGCGATGGGCC ttggaTTCTTTGTCTCCACCAATGGAACTAGACCCCACTTTGGCATTCCTCAGAGCTCCTATATCTGAACTACGTAACTACAAAGTACTTAGCACTATAGATAAAGTGTTGCTAGTACTAGAGAAAGGTTCCAATGAAACATATATCATAAAA aCAATTCACAAATCTGGTGCTGAGAGATTGAATGTGAAGAACATTCTTCCTAGTTCTTGTCCATATATGGTTCAACTGTATAAATTTTATGAAGGCACAGATGCTATATATCTGCTGCTACAATATGCTTCCGGTGGTAAACTGTGGACTTACATACTCAGTTATTTGCAGTTAGGTTCCCAAGAAAATTACCTTGGGTTCAGTGGCTCTGGCAGTGCTGGGGGCCGTAATGTCTATAAGGGTTGTAAGATGCACAATTCTTTAACATTCCATGAACAGTTACCAAATTACAGTTATAAAGAAGAACCTCCAGCCAAACAGCCAGACAATCCTGTGATGACTGAAAGTGGGGTCAGTGACCAGCTGGAGTCCAGTTATAAAACAAGTGATTGTGCCACATCATATGCAGCTTTattcatgaacaacaacaacaacaacgctgaTTCAGCAGAGGTTGATACACTGAAGAACAGTTATACTGACTTGTCTGCTTTGTCCAATGATGCTGCCTCAATATCAGAAACAGGACCAGAATCTGAAAGTCCAAGCCATGAAAGTTCAACGACCTCCACAACATTTCCTTCAATTCCTGATGAAATGTCTCTGAAAGAACTTGACAACAGTGGTGATGAGAAGTTCCAAGAATTGCTGACCAGCAGTCGGCACCACTTAGCTGAGTTTAGCATAACGAGCAACGATAGTGATAGGAAATCCCAACGCCATAGCAGTGGATTCTCTGACATCAACCACATAATCATGGAAGATGACGCTGAACGAGATGACACAAACAATTCCGACACAGATAGTTTGAATGATGTTTTTAGAGAGAGTGCATCAGAACTACAGATCAGTGAATGTAGTGATACCAGCTGTCAGGACATTACAAAAAATTCTATTCAGTTATTGAAGTCTATTGACAAAGTCTTGGAAAATCCAACACCGCATTCATTGACCACACAGCTGgaaacaccaaataataaatctTCTGTGATAAACACTGCTTCAGACCATAGTATAAGTGTTGGACGTGATGAGTTGTTCAGTGAATGCAATGGCAGCCTTGATGATGTCTCTGATGAAGAGGTCAGTATTTACGACCTTCATAAATATTCCAGCAGTCTACCAAAGATGCATTCGCAGTCAAGCAGCCTTAACTCTAGAGAAAGAACTATTTCTGCTGGTGAGGGAGAAAGTCTATCAAAGTCACGTTTGTTAAGTGTTGTCAAGAGTGACTTAACAGAGAATTATTCTGAATCTCAAAGTATAAATACCTTAGTTTCTTCTGTAACCAAAAACTCTAATCCTAAGACAGACTGTTTAGAAGGCAATAGTGGAACAAAGAAAGCTTTAAACTCTaaagatgagaaagaaagcaCAACAGCCCCATTAATAGCTGCAACATCAGACTTTACCAATGACTGTAGTTGTCTCAGTCAAAAGTCCACCAAACACAATACAACATCATACACAGGCATTCCTAGACAGTCATTTATGGAGCCATGTCGGTCTGCATCATTTGAGTGTGATCTGAAGTCACCTTCAAAAAGTAAAGTGTGGAAAGTATTTGAAGAATTTGACAGTAGTAGGAACTGGTCTTCAGAAGTTGTGCTACCGGAATCTTGCATCAAACAGTGGGCAGCAGAAGTTGTGATTGCTCTGTCATACTTGCATGATCAGGGTATTATTTGTCG TGATTTGAAACCTTCAAATGTTCTACTTGGAGAGAAAGGTCACGTATTGATCTCATACTTTTGTCAAATGAACAATGTTGACCAGCCTTTAGACGATTGGGCTGTTGAAAATATGTATACTGCACCAG aAATTTGTAGCATATCTGGACATACAGAAGTCTGTGATTGGTGGAGTTTTGGTGCCTTGTTATTTGAGCTGCTTTCTGGAAAA cgctTATCTTCTTGTCATCCTGGAGGAATTACATCTCATACTCAGTTATTGATTCCATCTCATATCTCAATGGAGGCTCAAGGCCTGTTGGAAGAA TTGTTATGCTACAATCCTCGTGAACGTCTTGGAAGTGGGATAAATGGAGCTGAAGACATCAAGGCACACCCGTTTTTTGCCAACATTGATTGGAATGCGATGGAAAGTGACTATTGTCTGTCTTGA